From the genome of Brassica oleracea var. oleracea cultivar TO1000 chromosome C4, BOL, whole genome shotgun sequence:
CCAAACCGGTTCGTGGATGTGGAAGAAGATTCTGAAATATAGAGAAATAACTAAACAGCTTTATCGAGTGGAGGTTAAAAATGGCAGAAGAACATCATTTTGGTATGAATCTTGGTCCTCTCTAGGGTGCTTAAAAGATTTATTAAATGGAGGTGCTCAAATTGATTTGGGTATCCCAAGTAATGCGACAATGGAATAGAGTTGGAAGCATAGAAGAAGAAGTCATCGTGTTACTTTGTTGAATAAAATTAAGGAAAAGATTAAGAAGTACAAAGGTAATATGGTGCAAGAAGAGGATGTATCTCTATGGAAGGATGAAAAAGGAAAATTCAAAAAAACTTTCTTGTCAGGCGAGACATGGCAGATCATCAGAGAAAGACATCTCTCCCTTGTAGCTGGCATGAAGCAGTATGGTTTAAGCATGCTACACCAAAATTCTCTTTCGTTCTACTGCATTACACGATAGACTTCCAACAGGTGATCGTATGAGATTATGAAATGGAAATATAGATACATCATGTATATTATGAAATGATCCGATGGAAACAAGGGAGCATCTATTTTTTGAATGCTCTTTTCCAACAAAAGTATGGGAGAAGCTGATGACTGGAGTATTGAGAAGTGATTTTACAGTGAGCTGGGTAAATCTGATAAGAATATGTACTGAGGCAGGGATGCGGAAGATACAGAAATTAATTATCAGATATGCTATGCAATCAATTGTATATAGCTTATGGAGGGAAAGAAATCGAAGGAGACATGGTGAAGCAGCTTTACCAGTGGAGCATTTGACTAAGATGATCGAGAAGAATATGAGAAATAGGCCGGCAACTATTAGAAGGAAGGGAGATACAGATTTTGATGGAGGGTTAACATACTGGTTCAGCACAAAATAGAAGATTAAAGGAGTTGTGGAGTTGTGAAGCATAGGAAAATAAGTTTAAACGAGTAATGTTGATTTAAATTTCAAAACAATTATGTAAAATATTTTTGGGAAAATTGCCAAAAAAGAACAAAAAAACAACATAGTTGTCCCTATAGTATAAATTTATTTTTTACCATTTTTTCTCCCTTTTACCCTTTCCATATGTTAAAATTAATGAAATAAATAGTTTTAAGAATCAAAAAAATATTAAAAATATAAACAATTAATAAAACACTCATTTACACAAACACATATTTTTTTGGGGTTGAAAAACATAATAAATAATTTTTTCAAATTACGTTCTACTAGAAGTAGAATTCATTTTCTACACAAAACGTGAGAGTAGAAAATGAATTCTAGAATGAACATTTCCATGTACTTTTTTAGAACGTACAACCTACTTTTTACTATAATTCTAAATATGGGGAATACGAATTCTACTATTTGTAATGATCGCTACTTTTATTTAGAAAGATATTTCTATTTTTATGGAGTATTCTAAGTTATCAGGAATGCAAAATCTAAACCATACACAAACGTCTACAGAGTGTAGAAATTACATTCTGGAATTTTTTTATGTTCTACACAGTGTAGAAGGTGCTTTCTACGGATAAAAAAACTGTTTTTTCGAAAATTAAGGAAGTTGCAGTTTTAAAAATATTCTAAAAATATTCTAACTTCCTAAAACGTGTTTTCATTGATTTGCTTCGTGAAAAATCAAAAACAAAACGATTTTGAATGTTCTTCTTCACCAATCTATGATTTCCCCATGATTTATCTATAGTTTGTTTTGTGATTTTCACAAACTCTTGTTCTATAATGCGTATCTATACAACATGTGGTGTTTGGGAGTTTCAACATGTGGTGTTTGAGAGTTTGGCGCAACCACGGAGAGGCGGCGAGAGGCGGAGAGAGGCGGAGAAAGGCGGAGGCAAGCGGAGAGAGGCAGAGAGAAGCGGAGAGGCGGAGAGAGGCGGCAAGAGGCGGAGAGAGGCGAGAGAAGCACTAAAATCTCCTTTGCGTTTGTCTAGAGAGAAAGAGATCCAGAGAAAAGTATTAGAACAAGAAGGAGAAAAGAACAAACTTTATGACTGAAATTGGATAGAGAACTTTGGTGTTTACCTTCGGTATGTAGGAGAAGAGAAAGGGGTTCCACCGGTGGCTGCAGTCGTCGTTGATTTCACCGGAGAAAACACAAAGGAGAAGACAAAATCGCCATCTTGCTCGCCGTGTGGAAGAGAGAGTCGGAGAGATCGATGTTAGGGTTACGGGAGTTAGGGAAAGTTAAATGTTTAGATCCCATTTTCTTTTTTTTTTTAATTTTTTTTCCCTTTTGGCAACTATATTAAACCAACTTTTTTCCATTTTTAAAAAAAATTCAATTAATTATGTTTAATGTGATTAATCAAAGGTTACTTTTGGTATTATGAGAAACATTATACTATAGGGACAACTTGAGGTTGGATTTATACCATAGGGACAACTATGTTGTTTTTTTATTCTCTTTTCGCAATTTTTCCAAGTTTTTTTTAGTTAAATTTAAAGTTCAATTCAAAAAAAAAAACCCACAGAAAATGGGGAAGTTTGATAATTACAAATTCGAGGATGGTTTTGGCTCTCATTGGAAGAATTGACACTTAGAGACCCATTATCAGACCATAACTTGGAAGTGTTTCCATTCTCCAAACTCGGGTTGACTCAGCTAAACACTTCACTATCCTTAACGTTACCTGTATTTGTATAAATTTCGATTGTTTTTGTATGCATGCTCCACATATGTAGACATTAATGTAGAATTGATTTTGCGAGTTTCACTTTCGTCACGTTCAATTTGCTATTTTATGTTTTTTTGTCAAAGTCTATTTTATGTTTTCTTATAAAATTGTATAAGAAACATATTTATACTATAATATAAAATTTTCTTAACCCATGCTGCCATACATCTAAAAAAGAGAAAATTTGATTCTTTATCAGAGAAGTGAAGACACTGGCCACGCTTGGTGGGGTTGTATTATGCCCTACTTTTTCCTCCCCAACACAAAGAATCCAACCAATTTTAGACGACGTAACCAAATAAATAATTGCAACTATAAAACCTATTAATGTAACTAAGTAGTTGTAGCTTAGTGGTGAAGATTAATTTGGAGCACCGCGTAAACCGTATGTTCTATGTTTGATTTTTAGTGAAAATGAAATTGCTGCTATTTGGCTAATATGAATTGAGAAATACCCTTGAATAGCTTTAAATTTTTTTTTATCACAAATATAGTTCCTAAGGATTAAAATGACCAATATATTTCATTAAATAGTTGAATATATACTTATATCCGTAGGGTTAATTAATCTATACTTTTAGAGCTTAGAGTTAAGAGGTTGGATTTTGGGTGAAATTTAAAATTTTTAAAAATAAAAAATAATTTTTAAAAATAAAAATAATTTTTTTTTAAATAGTTTCAAAAAAAATTGGAAAAAATAATTTTTTTTAGAAAAGTAAAAATAATAATTATAAAATAATTTGAATTTGAAAATATATAATTCAAAATTATAAAAAATTAATTTTTCTTTTATTATTTATATATATTTAAAACAATGGGCAGAAGAGTCTTTTGATTTTTTAATGAAACTTATTTTGGTGATTTTTCTCTTTGAATACTTTTTTGGTAGTACCGTAACAGACGATATAACTATTTCTGTGACATCAGTGATAAAACATTCTAAACTTGAATCATGCAATATAATAGTTAGTCTATTATGTAATATTGGTTGTGTATTTCATAGGGGCCGACCAGATCACGATAAGACATATTAAAAAAACAGAACTACTATTGTATTATTACTAACTTGGGAAAAGCTTAGTTAGCAAACCTATAAGTTTTATCTAAAGAAAATTCGCCATTCCATATGGACAAAAAGAAGCTTTATTGGCTTGGGAGCCAAAGTGCCACATGCATATCCCAGCTAATCCTATTCCCTGTTTATTCTGCATATACTTTATTGGTTATATATTGCTGTACATAATCCTTTCGGTGCTCGTAATTTCTTTAGGGAGTTCTACTAAATTTTTTTTACATCATGTGTGACTGTTGTTTAAAGATTAGATAATAAAAAACATAGGCTATAGTAATCTAACTAAGTGCTTGAGCCAAACCAAATACTTAGTCTCTCGTCATACTTATACTCAACCGTTTGATGGTAGAGAGTTGGTTTCTGATTGTTTTATCAATGGTTTTGATCAGCTGGGGTGGATGGGAGATGTTTTTCGCCATGCTTGAGCCTGTTTATTTTGTTTCCAAATAGAATGCATTGCTGTTTGAAAAGTGTACTGGAACAAGAACAGTTGGACTGTATCCTTTGTCTGGTCTAGCAGCAATGGAATAATACTCATCGGTCAATAGCCTCTTAGTGAGCTTTCCTATGAATAGTAATGTTCAATTACATAAACTTTCAGCCTAACTGGATTAACCCATTTTTCTTATATATTATTTAAGATTTTTTTTCTAATTATTTATGTGAGAGACTTTGTTTGTAATATGCATTTTCGAATTGATGGTTCTTTGAATCAATTTTGGAATTTTTGGACAACGACCAATGCCAATTTTGAGTCTAAATGATGTGGATTGCATTAGACTGTATGACTCAGACACTGATACCGTGTTAAGTTACATAACTTCCAACATAAATGATTAAACCAAGTGGTGATCATTTGATTGGCTATCTTCCAAGTTGTCTATAATACTTTTTATGTATTCTCACCAAAATCGATCGTGATTGGAAATTTAATATGAGGTTGCTATTATACACAATATTGTAAATTTTATATATGTTTTGTTGACTACAGAGGTTATGTATGCTGATCTGAATTCTAATCTTGGTAAAAATTATGTATAATTTTTATAGAAATTATATAGTCAGATGGTAATACACGAATAATACTAACAGAAACCATAAACTACATCATCAACAAAGTTGCATGTCATGGTCACCGACAAGAAATATCTTTTTTTTTTCATTTTCTAACTTTTTGTTATTTAAGTTTGTCTCCTTTTCTCTCGTTTTTTTTCAAACACACTCATAACTTTACTTACCACTCCTTTATATATCTACCCATTTGGTCACAAAAGACAATTACTCATTAGACTTTTCCACTACACATTCCCATTTCCAACATCAGACAACATTCTCTCCCTCAGAGGAAAAGCATCTCCTCTTCTTCATTCACATTTTGAACTTTAACCTTCTCAAACTATCTCCAACAAAACCAAATCCAAGTTATTAAAAATGACAAAGATAGGAGGTATTCTTGTTTGTTTAGTCATCGTGGGCTTAGATGTAGCTGCTGCAATCCTCGGAATCCAAGCAGAAGTCGCTCAGAATCAGGTATTCTATACATATATCCTCACTCAAAATTAAATATTGTATCGCATTCCATCATGATGATGATAGTTCCTACTCGAAATGCACATGCTAAAAGACGGTCTTGTTGCAAATGTGTGAATATAGGTGAAGCACATGAGGCTTTGGCTATTTGAGTGCAGAGAGCCAAGCCAGGACGCGTACAGGTTAGGTCTAGGTGCAGCCGCGGTATTGGTAATGGCTCATGTACTCATCAATTTGGTCGGAGGCTGTCTCTGTATTTGCTCTCAAGACGAGTTTCAAAGATCTTCTTCCACAAAGCAAATCTCAATGGCTTGTCTCGTTCTCACTTGGTACGTTCTTTAAGTTACTCTATATATATTAATAATTGTCGGCCCGAAATGAACGACACGGTGTGTGTTGATTGGACGATGGTAACCACAGGATCGTATTCGCCGTTGGATTTGGGGCTTTAGTGATTGGGACGATGTCCAACAACAAGTCAAGATCCTCTTGTGGATTCACACATCACCATTTTCTCTCCATTGGAGGGATCTTGTGTTTTCTACATGCCCTCTTTTGTGTCGCTTATTACGTTTCTGCCACAGCGGCTAAAGACGAAGCTGCTAAGTGACAAAGCCATGATAAGGATGGGTTAACACAGGTGGGTCCTTGTACTTGACTATATATTCCAATGGTAGTTGTGTAACAATTTCATATCTATTAACAATAACATAGTATAATCTTTTTTCCTCCCATTTTTAATTTGTTTTCATTTATTTCGAAGTCTCTTTTGTAATTTGGAAAGTCGTGTCATTTTGAAAAAAATATGAAAGCTTTGCCCTTTATGTCACACCCGAGCGCACGGATAGCGCCTAGCGAATTTTCGAACATTGGAATCAATGCACTGATGATAATGACGTTTTAATGGAATCTTGTCTTTGCTTTGGTTCCTGAACTTATAATCCAGTACTGCTCTCTCTCTTTTCAGATACTATTATGTTCCTTGGTCACGGGCATTTTTGAAAATGTTAAAACCCTAAATTCTAGAAAATACAAATACATAAAAGTGAAAAAAAATTGACACTAAGCAGTGGAGAAATGACATGTTCACCTGTATTGTTTACTTCAAATTTACATCATAAGGATGAATTATTTACTTGCATATACATCATAAGGATGAATTATTTACTTGCATATACATATGTATGTACACATTACAATTTACATGTTTATCGATAGACGATAACCTAGGACTTGTTTCTAAAGAAAGTGCTTTTCAAGAGAGACAGTACACTCTCAAAGGGTCTAATACTCATGTCTGTCTCTTCCAGCCATAGAAGTGGATCAATTGGTTCTGTTGCTTCCACTAACTTCTCAAATGATTCATCGTTTATCGACCTTTCCAATGGAAGTAGCTCGTGGTTGTACCTTTCAGGCTCTGAACAATACTCCTAAATTATGAAGCAAAACATTAAAAATGCTAAATTGAATCTTTAAGCAAAGACAGTTCTTAAAAAAGGTTTTTTTATTGCTTACTTGATTTGCGTGCATTCGTTTTACGAATGTCTTAAACGTAGTGAAGTTCGGTTCGCTGAGAAGTCTATCAGATAACCGGAGATATGTGAACCCGAACATCCTGGGTTTACCATTTCGGTTAATTCCATTAGGCCTTGCGTTTAGTATAACCTGGTTGTATCCATCTCTATCGAATCTCGGAAGCGCGTTTTCGCCAGCAACTTCAATCCCTTCTCTCCATCCACAGCTCAACACCTTCAAAAACCAACCACTTATAAAATCAGTTTCAGTAGCATTTTGTTACAACGATCAATTTGCTTACTTGCTGAACAAGTTCTTGAGGTCCGCTCTTAGCTTTTGCTGGCTGCTCTGTGTTCCTCATCTCTAGACAAGTGAAATTCAATATAGCGTGATGTCTACGCATCATTTTCGCAATCGCAGCGTACCCATCTCTGTTTTTGAGATTGTAATAACCAGCCGTAAGTTCTGCTGCATGACTCTCAGTTTTGTACCACCAATGGATCCCAGAGACCTAGCAAAAAAAAAAAAAAAAAAAAAATCTACGCATCATTTTCGCAATCGCAGCGTACCCATCTCTGTTTTTGAGATTGTAATAACCAGCCGTAAGTTCTGCTGCATGACTCTCAGTTTTGTACCACCAATGGATCCCAGAGACCTAGCAAAAAAAAAAAAAAAAATCAAGAAACCATAATTTTTTATCTTGTTTCTAATGTATTTTTATGTCTTATGGGAATTCAAACGAGATTTTAAACTCACTTTTGCTGCTAACTTGAGTTTACACCCAAGAAAAACTTTATTAGCTTCATCAAGAATCTGATCACCATGGAGAAGTAACTTTCTCGAGTACCATGACAAGAAAAACTTTCCTTCTTCCTCAAGGTAAGTCCCATTTGAGTACTCGAAAAACCCGGTTTGTTCTGGAACATCATTATATTGGCCTGCATTTTCTGGAAGTTTCCATTCCGGGTGTCCTATTCTTCTAACTTCTTCCTCATAATCTGATCTTAGATACTTGTCATAGCACTGAAAAATCGAAAGAACAGAACAACAAAAAAGCTATAAAGCTCTGTTTTTTCAGCTCCTGAGAAGATTAAGAGCTTAACTTCTCCATTTTTCTTACTTGAAACTCTCCTATTCCAGGGAACACCCATCCCTGAGTCTCAGTGTAAGAAGGATATCTAAGCTCTCCAGCAGGACCAAGCCCTACTTCAATGTCTATTATAACTCCTGAGCTAATAAAATCTTCCATGTTCTCTCTAAAGCTCTTCATGTAGTCTCTGTACATCTACAAACATAGCACGCAAGGCCGGATCTGAGAATTTGGAGACAATAAACACTTACTAAGAACTTTAATAAAAAAATTTCCTTCATATTTTGGAAATATAATCTCCAAAAAAATTTTAGTCGAGACTAATGTTTCATTAGGCTATGCCTAGATCCGGTTCTGGTAGAACGGCTAGACAATAGAAAGCAATATTTAGGGAATTTTAGTTTTCATACCTCAACAGCTGTTCTTCCACTGAATAAAGACAAGTTATCTACAGAGAGAGACAAACACTCTTCGTTTCTATTACCAATCTTGTTCGTATAGAAGATGTCTGGATTCGTCTCCCCTATTTCTAGCACCCATTTCGGTAACGGGATGTTAACATCGTCTCCTATGTTTCCTCCGCATCTATGAAACGACATTATAGCTTGTAGTTTGAGTCCACAGCTTTGCACGATCTCAAACAAGTTTCTGTAAGCACTCCATTGGTATTGCTTTGGACCGTTTGATTCCACTATTCCCCACCATACATCAACCATTACACCATCGACTTGACTCTGTTTCAGTTTCTTGAGCTGTTTCGTGAGCTTCTCTGCGTTTTCAAGAACGTTGTCGTTGGTTATGACTCCGAGCTGAAGCATGACGTAGACAGGAACATAGTTGGCTAGCATATTGTCTTCATACGTCGTCGTATCGAACTCTCTCCCCTGCGATGGTCTAATAAGATTCAGATCCCAAAACCAGAGAGTTCAGAAAATGTCAAAGATTCTTGTCGTCACTAACCTTTGGTTCTGTTGTAGTTGAAGACACTCCAGAAGAAGCAGTGGCTTGTGGCGTTCTTAAGGATACTTCTTTGGTTGAGAATCTCCAGTGGGATCGACTTTTGCTTTCTTCACCTTTGACTAGTATCTGAGATCCTTTGTAGAGATTTCTTCCGTTGATCAGGTTAGGGCTCATCATCCTCAATACGGTTGTCATGGTACCTTGTGCTTCAAGAAACTTGCAAAGTATTAAGCTTTACTGGATCATAAAGTCCAGTTTTTTTTTTTCGTTTCTGTCGTTTTTTCCTTTCCGTCATACGTATGTTATCAACAAAACGTGGCCATAATTTTGTTGCCCAATTATTTTTTGTTTTTTTGTACGCGGGAGAAAGATGTTTTACCGCAAAAAAATGATGTTAAAATTTAAATGTAATAGTAAAATTTTAGTTTGCAACAATCAACCGGTTGAAATGGTTAATAATCAAATATTGCAATGTTAACTATTAAAAATTACAGTGGAACATTTAAAAGTTGTGAATATTTATATAAAAAATAAATATTTCATTTAAATAATTGCAAATATTCATCTACACAATTACAATTGTTTACTTAAAACCATTGTTATAATAATTCACTTGAATATTCAAAAACATTATAGATTCTCCAAAATTGACCAATCTTTGATTTTCTCCACATGTTATTTTTTTTTCCAAATTCATTTTGTTGAAAATTGAATATAAGTCAAATTTTGTACTACTGAAAAATATTTATTTATCTCTAACAATCTAATAAATATCTTTAAATTAGATTATGTTATACAAATTGAAATATAGGGTAAAAAATTACATAACTAAAATGTCTTTTTCTTTGAAGCAGTGATTATAAAATATAAAATTCATAATAAGTATAGTAAAAGCCCACATTTTAAAAGTACTATATTTGAATTATATGATTACATAAGATATTATGAAAACAATTCATATGTATAAAGCGTATCTACTGAGATTTTACATAAATAAAAACATCAAATTTACTGTACTTCATTTCTAATAAGTTTCTAAACATTACACTATTACACTAAGTTGGATACTTTGTAACAAGTATTATAACAATTTGGTGTAACATTATTCATCACATGAAATTACAATCAAATATTTTTTTCTATTTATTTAATAATGGTATTAACTTAATATTTTCATTAAATTAAAAATTTAATTAAAATACTTATATAATTTTTTCATTAATAATACATATATGAATTAATTAAAAAATAAATAAATAAGTATATAAATTAGTTTAAACAAAAATATTTATATATAACTAATGTAATACACATGAATATAAAATTTAATGTTTTGATTGGAGATAATAATTAAAGTATATTAGTAAAATACCAAATTTAATATTATTAATATTATTAAAACTGAAGTACCTTTTAATATTGTTTGGAAAGATGTATAAATAAGACCTGTTTGAAAACATGGATAATAGATTAAGTACTTTATTTCATTTACATATTTAGCCATTGCATTTATAAAAAAAATAAGTACTTCTTCTTTGTATTTCTTTTTATTTATAGATTCTGCCACTGCATTTAAAATCAATTTAAATTGGTTAAATGCAATGGTTTTTGTTTATTGGGGGATTTACCAAATATGACTCAAAACTTGACTTTGACTGCAAAAGTATACCCAAACTTGAATCAAATGCAAAACTAACTTAAAAGCCTTGTGAAATAACAGCCAGCCCCTTGTGACCAAACAAAAAAACATAAGCCATTTTTACGAAGATAGCCATAGTAAGTCGTCTGAGATGTTGGAAGTCGTCTAGACGACTTACTTGTAAGTCATCTGGTGTAGTTGATCTTAAAAATAATTTTAAAAAATTAAAAAAAAAATTTGACAAATGAAAAATGAAAATAATGTAATTATAAACAGTTTTAAGTAATGTAAATTATGATATAATAAAATTGAATAGTTTTCAGCATAGATGAGTGAAAGTAGTTAATCATGATATTCTTTGGTTTTATGGTTTGACAACATATGTTGTAGTATTGTATGTATTTTTAGGGTTAGATTTTGGAAAGCTTGAATGTTATTTTGAAAAATTAAATTTTTAACTATAAGTGTTTATTTTTGTGTATAGTAAACACTTTTAAAGTTTAATTTGATTTTATGAAGTGTTTAGCTAGTTAATTAAGTTTAGGGGTTATCTAGGGTCTAGACGACTAACTTGTAAGTCGTCTGGTGAATAATTTAAACCAGACGACTTACATGTAAGTCGTCCAAATATTCCCGCCTAAAATTTTTTAAAAAATTATTTTCCCGCTTAAATAATTAAAACCAGACGACTTACTTGTAAGCCGTCTGGGAAGTCTTCTATTTTAGTTTCCCACTAAAAATATTTTAGTTTTCCGCTACAAATATTAAAGTTTTCGGGGAGACTTACAAGTAACTCATCTGGGAAGTTGTCTGAATCAAAAATATTTTAACCTAATTGGATTTTTTGTCTCCCTATATAAAAAAAAAATTACACATTCTTTCTCCTCCTCACAAATGACTGCAACAAAAAAAATAATATTCATCATTTTAAAACTCTTCAACCTCTCTCTAATCTTTCTAAACTTATAAACACTAAGTTTTATATCAACTTATTGTTTTTGTGTCATGTCTTTCTAACTAATTTATCTTGTTTTGCAGGTTTTTCATCACATGATTCTCATCTTCCACTCATTTAAAGGTTGATCTATCAATTTTAGATATGCATTTTTGTGTATTCTATAAAGGTAGATTTATCTAATCTTCCACTCGTTTTCTCTGTTTTTAAGCCATTTGAACGTTTTTGGATATGCAGATTTTTCAGATCTGGATTTGGATATGCAGGTTTTTCAGATCTGGAAGACTTCTGGGACGACTTACCTGGAAGTCGTCTAGGGCATTATATTTTAGACGACTTCCAGGAAGTCTTCCAGGAAGTCTTCCAGACTTCCTGGAAGTCTTCCAGACTTCCTGGAAGTCTTCAGACGAAGTCTTCCAGACTTCCTGGAAGTCTTCAGACGAAGTCTCACTTTCATAACAGATCTGAGCGTTTTGGTAAGTTTTTATGTCTGATTTTTCTTCATTTGAAAACTTCATGTTGTATAAAGTTCTTACTTTTTTCTCAAACTAAAACTCTTCAAACCCACTCTAATCTCTTTGACTTGAAAACACCAAATTTTATATGAATTTTTCAGTTTTGTCTCATGTCTTTCTCACTAATCTATCTTTTTTTTTTTGCAGATTTTTAATGAGATGGTTCTCATCTTCCATTCATTTAAAGGTAGATCTATTATTTTTAGATATGTATTTTTGTGTGTTCCATAAAGGTAGATTTATCTAATCTTCTACTCATTTTTTCCGTTTTTAAGTCATTTGAACCTTTTTTGATATGTAGGTTTTTCAGATCTGGATTTAATATGCAAGTTTTTTTTCAGATCTGGAAGACTTATGGGACGACTTACCTGTTAGTCGTCTAAAATATAATGCGCTAGACGACTTCCAGGAAGACGTCTGGACTTCCTGGAAGTCTTCTGACGAAGTCTCCCTTTCATAACAGATCTGAGCGTTTTGGTAAGTTTTTATGTCTGATTTTTCTTCATTTGAAAACTTCATGTTGTATAAAGTTCTTACTTTTTTCTCAAACTAAAACTCTTCAAACCCACTCTAATCTCTTTGACTTGAAAACACCAAATTTTATATGAATTTTTCAGTTTTGTCTCATGTCTTTCTCACAGATCTATTTTTTTTTTTGCAGGTTTTTAATCATATAGTTCTCATCTTCCACTCATTTAAAGGTAGATCTATTAATTTTAGATATGTATTTTTGTGTGTTCTATAAAGGTAGATTTATCTAATCTTCCACTCATTTTCTCTGTTTTTAAGATATGGATTTGATATGCAGGTTTTTCAGATCTGTAAGACTTCTGGGACGACTTACCTGTTAGTCGTCTAAAATATAATGCTCTAGACGACTTCCAGGAATGGACTTGTTGGAAGTCTTCTGACGAAGTCTTCTTCCATATCCAGTGGAGTTCAAGCTTGTCTTTGTAGAGGAATGATCTATAATAGTTT
Proteins encoded in this window:
- the LOC106340304 gene encoding uncharacterized protein LOC106340304, with protein sequence MTKIGGILVCLVIVGLDVAAAILGIQAEVAQNQVKHMRLWLFECREPSQDAYRLGLGAAAVLVMAHVLINLVGGCLCICSQDEFQRSSSTKQISMACLVLTWIVFAVGFGALVIGTMSNNKSRSSCGFTHHHFLSIGGILCFLHALFCVAYYVSATAAKDEAAK
- the LOC106337419 gene encoding beta-amylase 6; translated protein: MTTVLRMMSPNLINGRNLYKGSQILVKGEESKSRSHWRFSTKEVSLRTPQATASSGVSSTTTEPKGREFDTTTYEDNMLANYVPVYVMLQLGVITNDNVLENAEKLTKQLKKLKQSQVDGVMVDVWWGIVESNGPKQYQWSAYRNLFEIVQSCGLKLQAIMSFHRCGGNIGDDVNIPLPKWVLEIGETNPDIFYTNKIGNRNEECLSLSVDNLSLFSGRTAVEMYRDYMKSFRENMEDFISSGVIIDIEVGLGPAGELRYPSYTETQGWVFPGIGEFQCYDKYLRSDYEEEVRRIGHPEWKLPENAGQYNDVPEQTGFFEYSNGTYLEEEGKFFLSWYSRKLLLHGDQILDEANKVFLGCKLKLAAKVSGIHWWYKTESHAAELTAGYYNLKNRDGYAAIAKMMRRHHAILNFTCLEMRNTEQPAKAKSGPQELVQQVLSCGWREGIEVAGENALPRFDRDGYNQVILNARPNGINRNGKPRMFGFTYLRLSDRLLSEPNFTTFKTFVKRMHANQEYCSEPERYNHELLPLERSINDESFEKLVEATEPIDPLLWLEETDMSIRPFESVLSLLKSTFFRNKS